In Plasmodium knowlesi strain H genome assembly, chromosome: 8, the DNA window GTTGTATTGTGCCCGTGCAGTTGTATGCATAGCAGGGGAGGAGGCTGAGGAGTAGCAAAGCCGTTCGCCCATCTCATCGCGCGGAAGGGAAAGTGGCAAAGAGGAAgaataggaaaaaaggaggaaaagaagaaaaaagaggtacTGCCGATGCAGAGGACGGGTGGAGGAACTAACTTTTCCTTGTCATTAGCCTTCTGCACATGTTGCATAGGCTCTTGGTTGTAAACTTTCATCGTTGCACAATCCATTAACGGGAAGACCTGCCCTCAGCGTATCCCctccttttcaaatttgtctTATCCTATGTCATCAGGGGGGTTTCCTCCATATGCCATTGTATAGCAGTGCGTGTGCACCTACCGAAACAATCTATTGATTAATTTAACATCAGTGCGAAGCGTGGGTCACGTCGACAGAACGGCCAGGATTAACAGGAAGgagcagagaaaaaaaaaaaaaaaaaaaaaaaaaaaggattcaaTCGCATCCAATGGATTCGTACACCGAGGGAGGCATGTCAGCGATCCATCGAGAGGAGGAAGCCATACATGGTGCGGAAATGGACAACGGAGTGAAGACATCAGATCACGGAAATGAGGAATACGAGGGTGGTCATTACGACAACGCAGCGTACCATCAGGGTGAACAAGATGGGGCCTCGTATCAACAGGAATACTCATCCAACGCACAAAACAATcaaggggaggaaggaacagtTGCAGGTGGTTACCCATATGAAGGGAACTACAGTAATAACTTGAATAAGAATCTCTTGCGAAACgtaacaaataaaaaaaaaaaaaacaagtacgaaggaatatataataagggtaagggggagatggagaaaaaaaagggaggagagAAAGAGAACACCCCCTACTGTTCatttaacaattttgaagGAGTAAGTGGAGGAGCCAATCAGGAGGGCCCTGTTGGTGAGATACTCCAAAATGGGGGTGGATATGGAAACCAGGGCCACGatgaggaaaagggagagaaTCCAGGATGGAGCAACCACCCTGATCAGAGCGATGATGAGCAGGAGAACGAGGCCCCCTTTAACCAAGAgaagctaaaaaaaatagacaagaaaaaaaaaaaaatgatggaaaaggtgaagaggaagaagaaagaaaatgtggATGACAAAAAATTCAGTGAAGTGTACAATTCTAtatatgaaaatttaaaaaaaaaaaaaggatcgaaaaaaaacgcagaGGATCActatggaaataaaaacgaTTTCTACGAAATAAATTATGCTTCATCAGATCAGGTGAACTCTACATCTAGCATAGACGACGACTCTCTTTTCAGTGACGACGTGTTGAAGAAGTACATCATTGGTCAGGTGTTAAATATCATTAGGACATCCTTCCATTGGGCCATCACCTCATTTATGCTATTCACTTTGTTCGAGCACTTCTCTGTCTTTTACGTATACCGTATGGTATCATTCTTAACTCTGCTCCTTTTTACGCCCATTTCCATATATCTCGTTAAGTGGAGAAGCGTCAAATTCTTTCTAATAGCTACCAATACCGTTAGGCTTGTTGTATGGGGTTTCTGTGTCCCATTTCTCTATACTCTCTATCGtgatgaaattaaaaagtacaaCGTGAACCGTTTTTATGAGTTCCTGTTTACTATCTTGCTGTTGATTGATAATGTGCAAGTTAACATTTCTAATTTAATTGATATAGATAATAACGGAATAGATTTTCTATCGAAGAAGTATCACTTGAAGATTAACGAGAGATCCAAAAGGAAGTTCCTGACACTTCAtcagttttttttcgacGCTTCTTTTATTGTGGTGAATCCCTTAATTATATTTGTTATGTATCTATTTAGCAATTTCTTCAGCGAGCCCTACCTTCGGGATGTGTTCATTTATCTgtcttcattcatttttgccGTCATCACCATTATTTCCTTGGTGGTATACACCCTAGGGTTGGAAGAAGCTGAAAGTACGCTCAAGCGTAGTGGAGGGAAGCGCCATTCTACATGCCTGGAATCACAAGTTACTGCGGACGAAAGTGTAGACGACATGGTAGAAGCGGGAAATTATGACAGAGGTGAAATAGAGGAAAACGACAattatgatgatgatgatgaagatgcaGATGCAATGAAGAAACGTAGTAACAAACGCTCAGATAAAGGAGGGGAAGGTGAAAATGATCATCACCGTGATAATGAAGATGATTTTGAGAAATACTACGCCAGACATAGTagcaaggaggaaaaaacctTAACCTATAGTACCTACCCCAACATTTATAATGATCAAACAAAGAAATACCTGACTGAACGATCCAACATCGAGTATGAACAGTACAACGGTTTCGAGCAAATGTCCTTGAAGAGTCAATACAAAAAGCAATTTAACGAATTGCTTGATAATATCCTTCGCATTAAGAATGAGAACAAGCTCCTCTTTTATATATGCTCTCTCTCTTTCCTGAACAGTGTAGAGGATATCATGATTTTGATGCTCATTCCGTTGACTTCCATTTACGTGTGTGAGTTTTTCTACATCAATAATATCTTCGTGCAACTCCTCATCGCCGTTATCTTGATCTCCCTGACCAAGTGTTTTGAGAACATCTCCTATTACTCCAATAAGAAGAACATTATTGCGCTTAAGGATATTTTCATGTAAGTTGAGTGACACCACTAGGGGGCGCACATTATTTTGCGGCGTCAAGAAGACCATGACTCCCCCCACAGCGATATATATCCACGTTTCATTTCCTTTCAAATTTTATCCGTTCACCCCCTTGCAGCGGAATCATCCTGTCTGGAGcctcccttcttttctttttcttccccttcctgaTGATCAACCACCTGAACATTTACagctttttaattttctacattttttgttgcctcttctattttttcttttctaccaATTTGAAGACCACGTAAGTTTGCCCCCTTCGTGCACAGAGGCACATTGTGTGCGCTCAACAAACACTGTGGGTCGCTCCCATATTGCATAGGCTTCTGTCCTTTGTGCATTTActcaattattattattattattttttttttttttattttttttttttttctccctttttataGGCTATCTCGAAACCTGCAAAAGTACGTACGAGAGTCCAAGTCGGACATTTATAACTTCGTGGGGCTCTTCATGTCCTTCATGAATCTTCTGTTTGTAATTCTGACGATCTTCTTCCTGTCCATGTTGGATAACTTTGTCATTAACTACGTAAtgatttgcttctttttgatCGTCATGTTGGGTTTTCTCTACGGCTGGGCCACCACCACGTTGAAGGACTCCAATTAGGCGTGGCAAGAGCAGAGCACAAGCTGACAAACAAACGGATTGAACGACTGACCGACTGACCCCACTAACCGACAACCTTGCAACCACCTAattaggaattttttttttgtcattttttgaTACCCCCTACCATTTTGCGGATCGTCTCCCTGCCTTCCACTGATTTTTAACCCCCCTTTTGTGATGTCGTTAAGTGTAGGCCTATGCGGCGCGGCGAcagtgatttttttttttttttccgcatgTTATGCTCACATTGTGCGTACTATATATTGTGCCTCGTCTGTCGGTCGTGCATATCCCGGCATGCATAATCCCTTCATGTACACCCATCGCTATCATCCAGGTTTTTCTACGCAgtcgaattttttctccttgtatGCGCTTTTCCTATTTAcacgtttttccttcttaaacatttttccttcttaagcgttttgcctttttgcgcatttccccttttgcgcatttccccttttgcgcACGTAAGTAGCATGTACAACTTCTTCCCGTCAGCACTCTGCGGGTGCATTCAGCTGTCCGCTGAAATCGGAACGCGCCTCCGCTTCTCTCACGTATTGACAATTGCAATGTTGTAAATTGGCATGTTCGATATCCATCCGTGGGCGAGTTGTCTAcccatggaaaaaaaaccctCTTTGCAAATCGTATGAAACGATCGGACCATCAAATTGCTAAATGTTTtcagaaggggaaggaggagaCCTGCTTGGCTACGCGGTGATTAGATTATATTGAAAAAAGCATATGAGGTGAGTTTGTCCCGCCGGGCATGTGAGACATAATCCGGTGAAAGCACGTCAAATAGGgggcgagaaaaaaaaaaaaaaaaagaaaaaagggtgaTGCACGGTACAGGTATATAAGCACgtgcatacacacacacaaaaaaaaaagaactattCAAAAGGGACACAAAAACAAGGGATATGATGACGAAGTGCAGATGGTAATCCCCTGATGGGAGAATCCAAACCTGAGAGCAGCAAAAcggaagacaaaaaaaaaaaaaaaaaaaaaaaaaaaaaagaaaaatgccaTTCTATTTAAACACATCACCTTTTAGCACGCTTGGCATTTATTAACTCGATCTCCTGCGCAGAGAAATTAAAAGTGTTGTAAATAACCGTAATGTAGTCatcaatttttatattcgAAGGAATCTGCGCGATAAAGTTTTGCAAGATGTTCTTCTGATACAACACGTGTTCGTAATTCCCACTAATGGATTCATAAACCTTTATTTGGCTACTTAAAAAGTTTATTTGTTCTAATAGTTcttttttgtcttccttttctttactaATGACCAGT includes these proteins:
- a CDS encoding transporter, putative, which translates into the protein MDSYTEGGMSAIHREEEAIHGAEMDNGVKTSDHGNEEYEGGHYDNAAYHQGEQDGASYQQEYSSNAQNNQGEEGTVAGGYPYEGNYSNNLNKNLLRNVTNKKKKNKYEGIYNKGKGEMEKKKGGEKENTPYCSFNNFEGVSGGANQEGPVGEILQNGGGYGNQGHDEEKGENPGWSNHPDQSDDEQENEAPFNQEKLKKIDKKKKKMMEKVKRKKKENVDDKKFSEVYNSIYENLKKKKGSKKNAEDHYGNKNDFYEINYASSDQVNSTSSIDDDSLFSDDVLKKYIIGQVLNIIRTSFHWAITSFMLFTLFEHFSVFYVYRMVSFLTLLLFTPISIYLVKWRSVKFFLIATNTVRLVVWGFCVPFLYTLYRDEIKKYNVNRFYEFLFTILLLIDNVQVNISNLIDIDNNGIDFLSKKYHLKINERSKRKFLTLHQFFFDASFIVVNPLIIFVMYLFSNFFSEPYLRDVFIYLSSFIFAVITIISLVVYTLGLEEAESTLKRSGGKRHSTCLESQVTADESVDDMVEAGNYDRGEIEENDNYDDDDEDADAMKKRSNKRSDKGGEGENDHHRDNEDDFEKYYARHSSKEEKTLTYSTYPNIYNDQTKKYLTERSNIEYEQYNGFEQMSLKSQYKKQFNELLDNILRIKNENKLLFYICSLSFLNSVEDIMILMLIPLTSIYVCEFFYINNIFVQLLIAVILISLTKCFENISYYSNKKNIIALKDIFIGIILSGASLLFFFFPFLMINHLNIYSFLIFYIFCCLFYFFFSTNLKTTLSRNLQKYVRESKSDIYNFVGLFMSFMNLLFVILTIFFLSMLDNFVINYVMICFFLIVMLGFLYGWATTTLKDSN